In Blastocatellia bacterium, the following are encoded in one genomic region:
- a CDS encoding aminopeptidase P N-terminal domain-containing protein, whose amino-acid sequence MQAMKERREQLMARLQRGAAIFPAAPAAIRNNDVEHEYRQDTDFYYLTGFEEPQAVAVLVPDHPEHRFTLFVQPKDREREVWTGWRAGTEGAKRDYGADAAFTIDQLDEELPKLLLAAKAERIYYRFGSDPTFDERLVGWVRRFQRERQRSGVGPTSVIDPSDTLHEMRLIKTADDLAALRRAVEITCDGHLTALRALRPGMHEYEIEATLRYVFRKQGSPRHGYAPIVAAGANATVLHYVTNNSRIEADDLLLIDAGAEFGYFTGDVTRTWPASGTFSEAQAEVYQVVLDAQLEAIKAVRPGATFIEPHDRAVRVLTEGMVRLGLLEGDVDQLIEEGNKYQNQPDAPSGYKKFYMHRTSHWLGMDVHDAGPYKVADEWRRLAPGMVLTIEPGLYVAADLEDVPARYRGIGVRIEDDVLVTEDGCEVLSARVPKTIDEIEGLMMGAHLGE is encoded by the coding sequence ATGCAAGCGATGAAAGAGCGGCGCGAACAGTTGATGGCGCGCCTACAGCGGGGCGCTGCCATTTTCCCCGCCGCGCCTGCGGCGATTCGCAATAATGATGTCGAGCACGAGTACCGCCAGGACACAGACTTTTATTACCTGACCGGCTTTGAAGAGCCTCAGGCCGTCGCCGTGCTGGTGCCCGACCACCCGGAACATCGCTTCACGCTGTTCGTGCAGCCGAAAGACCGCGAGCGCGAAGTGTGGACCGGCTGGCGCGCCGGCACCGAAGGCGCGAAGCGCGACTACGGCGCGGACGCGGCCTTTACTATCGATCAGCTCGATGAGGAATTGCCGAAGCTGCTGCTGGCGGCGAAGGCCGAGCGCATCTATTATCGCTTCGGCAGCGACCCGACATTCGACGAGCGACTGGTTGGCTGGGTGCGCCGCTTTCAGCGCGAGCGCCAGCGCAGCGGCGTCGGCCCGACTTCGGTGATTGATCCGTCAGACACCCTCCACGAGATGCGCTTGATCAAGACGGCGGATGACCTGGCAGCGCTGCGCCGCGCCGTCGAGATCACTTGTGACGGGCACCTGACGGCGCTCAGGGCGTTGCGCCCCGGAATGCACGAGTACGAGATCGAAGCGACGTTGCGCTACGTCTTTCGCAAGCAGGGCAGTCCGCGTCATGGCTACGCGCCGATTGTTGCGGCAGGCGCGAATGCGACCGTACTGCATTATGTGACGAACAACAGCCGCATCGAAGCCGATGATCTGCTGTTGATCGATGCGGGCGCAGAGTTCGGCTACTTCACCGGCGACGTGACACGCACCTGGCCGGCGAGCGGCACCTTCAGCGAGGCCCAGGCCGAGGTCTATCAAGTCGTGCTCGACGCGCAGCTCGAAGCCATCAAAGCGGTGCGGCCCGGCGCGACCTTCATCGAGCCGCACGACCGCGCGGTGCGCGTCTTGACCGAGGGCATGGTGCGGCTCGGCTTGCTCGAAGGCGATGTTGACCAGTTGATCGAAGAAGGCAACAAATACCAGAACCAGCCGGACGCGCCCAGCGGCTATAAGAAATTCTATATGCACCGCACGAGTCACTGGCTGGGGATGGACGTTCACGACGCCGGCCCTTACAAAGTCGCCGACGAGTGGCGAAGGCTAGCGCCCGGCATGGTGCTGACCATCGAGCCGGGGCTGTACGTCGCCGCTGATCTCGAAGATGTGCCGGCGCGTTATCGCGGCATCGGCGTGCGCATCGAAGACGACGTGCTGGTGACCGAAGACGGCTGCGAAGTTTTATCGGCGCGAGTGCCGAAGACGATTGACGAGATCGAAGGTCTGATGATGGGCGCCCACCTGGGCGAGTGA